In a single window of the Drosophila miranda strain MSH22 chromosome XL, D.miranda_PacBio2.1, whole genome shotgun sequence genome:
- the LOC108164634 gene encoding protein DENND6B, giving the protein MNEPTTIANKIMDVNARPKEKPQSGGAAPAPLSARAAAIPPRKLNETLADAEADAETSNANANANIDDWIHFSQWMHCFCVVTFDLNLGQALEYVYPPEFMPSDQEVSNICYMAFPDSNSGCMGDTKFHMRLRAISKQQQQHQQKPLPTYNGDCAPALRQDSSHYWGFVYFRQKRDANLPRGYFQKSFIIITRLPFFNLYYDILAQLAPKYFDEGTDVLRQACEQINSHWPGLRVGQTLHLPLLGCNYQICIPRATSSRKSPTESSSSSSNELSDPQTLASSKVLASVNEIELFRSLSFVMEQLYTLWELVITAEPIVVVATSPADCSHMVQALVALIAPLEYCAEARPYFTIHDSEFREFTQECSSKAGLPACILGVTNPFFIKLLKDWPHMLRLVDNQKNMQQQQQLLMGQKMGSHRNVTSFSSGSSADHLASRSSMKTTPALNGGGSSNGTDGSSASGLHTKYKPYLKKDKALIKKVLLGLKTKRPEHVQTALIRRHLLELTQSFMIPLERYMASLMPLQKDISPFKSAPNASSFKLDDFLATLETAGPQLTSPLKGDWKGLYRRFFRSPNFRGWYESRHRELQLTLQDLQLQALSEANLEHWAHDKQEVEIIDMILKLKQKLNLYSDKSQGLEGLAWLSAHNSSNASHRLSTQQQIQAQIECMKGLLPPDLKNVVNL; this is encoded by the exons ATGAACGAGCCAACAACAATTGCCAACAAAATAATGGACGTTAATGCCAGGCCGAAAGAGAAGCCACAGTCTGGTGGCGCTGCTCCAGCCCCACTGTCAGCCAGGGCGGCTGCAATTCCACCAAGAAAACTGAACGAGACGCTGGCCGATGCGGAGGCGGATGCGGAGACctccaatgccaatgccaatgctaATATCGACGACTGGATACACTTCTCGCAGTGGATGCACTGCTTCTGTGTGGTCACCTTCGACCTCAACCTGGGCCAGGCCCTGGAGTATGTCTATCCACCAGAGTTCATGCCCAGCGACCAGGAGGTGAGCAACATTTGCTACATGGCTTTCCCCGACTCCAACTCGGGCTGCATGGGCGACACCAAGTTCCACATGCGTCTGCGCGCCATCtccaagcagcagcaacagcaccagcagaAGCCCCTGCCCACCTACAATGGAGACTGTGCCCCGGCCCTGCGCCAGGATAGCTCCCACTACTGGGGCTTTGTCTACTTCCGCCAAAAGCGTGATGCGAACCTGCCGCGCGGCTACTTCCAGAAGAGCTTCATCATTATCACACGCCTGCCCTTCTTCAATCTATACTACGATATACTGGCGCAGCTGGCGCCCAAATACTTTGACGAGGGCACCGACGTCCTACGGCAGGCCTGCGAGCAGATCAACAGCCACTGGCCCGGACTGCGCGTGGGCCAGACCCTCCACCTGCCACTGCTCGGGTGCAACTATCAGATCTGCATTCCGCGTGCGACCAGCAGTCGCAAGTCACCCACCGAatcctcctcatcctcatccaaCGAGCTGTCTGACCCGCAGACACTGGCCAGCAGCAAGGTGCTGGCGTCGGTCAACGAAATCGAGCTCTTCCGCTCCCTCAGCTTTGTGATGGAACAGCTGTACACGCTCTGGGAACTAGTCATCACCGCCGAGCCCATTGTGGTGGTGGCCACCTCTCCAGCCGACTGCTCGCACATGGTCCAAGCGCTGGTGGCGCTCATCGCACCGCTGGAATACTGCGCCGAGGCGCGGCCCTACTTCACAATTCACGACAGCGAATTCCGGGAGTTCACCCAGGAGTGTTCCAGCAAAGCGGGATTGCCCGCCTGCATTCTGGGCGTCACGAATCCGTTCTTTATCAAGCTGCTCAAGGATTGGCCGCACATGCTCAGACTGGTGGACAACCAG AAGaacatgcagcagcagcagcaactgctGATGGGCCAGAAGATGGGCTCACACCGCAATGTCACCTCCTTCTCCAGTGGCTCCTCTGCCGACCACCTGGCCAGCAGATCATCAATGAAGACCACTCCGGCTCTGAATGGCGGTGGCAGCTCCAATGGAACGGATGGGAGCTCGGCGTCGGGCCTGCACACCAAGTACAAGCCGTATCTGAAAAAGGACAAGGCGCTGATCAAGAAGGTGCTTCTGGGGCTAAAGACCAAGCGGCCAGAGCATGTGCAGACGGCGCTGATTCGGCGACATTTGCTGGAGCTGACGCAGAGCTTCATGATACCGCTGGAGCGATACATGGCCTCGCTGATGCCGCTGCAGAAGGACATCAGTCCGTTTAAGTCGGCGCCCAATGCGAGCAGCTTCAAGCTGGACGACTTCCTGGCCACTCTGGAGACGGCCGGGCCGCAGCTAACGTCGCCCCTCAAGGGCGATTGGAAGGGCCTGTACAGGCGCTTCTTTCGCTCGCCCAACTTCCGCGGATGGTACGAGTCGCGGCATCGCGAGCTTCAGCTTACCCTCCAGGATCTACAGCTGCAGGCCCTCTCCGAGGCGAATCTGGAGCACTGGGCCCACGACAAGCAGGAGGTGGAGATCATCGATATGATACTCAAGCTCAAGCAGAAACTGAATCTCTACAGCGACAAGTCGCAGGGCCTGGAGGGTCTCGCCTGGCTCAGCgcccacaacagcagcaatgCCAGCCATCGGCTGAGCACACAGCAGCAGATCCAGGCGCAGATCGAGTGCATGAAGGGTCTGCTGCCGCCCGATCTCAAGAATGTGGTGAATCTTTGA